Within Peptococcaceae bacterium 1198_IL3148, the genomic segment TGTACCTTTGAATGAAGCGGAATTAAATAGCCTCAAGCAGTTTGAAAACAAGATTAATCAAAATCGGAATAGGGAAATTTACTTGTTGGCCTTTGAAAAAGAACAGTAGTATTTGTGAGCCACTCCTTGGGGGAGTGGCTTTGTTATTTACTTAGGTTTTATGGTAGGTGTTTGAAAAATAAAAATCTTGCCAAAATAGCACAGAGGTAAATGGTCTACCTACTGAATATCGCAAAGCATTTATTTAACCGCCGCAATTTACATAAAATTATATAGTAGCGCCATCGAGATGATGCCCACCAGTAAACTATAAAAAAGACTTTTGGTCTTAATGGCCACCAGTAGTGTCGGTATAAAGGCCCAAATATACTTGTTATGTATGCTGATGTCAATGGTTCCTTCCGGCGCCAATACACTGATGGCAGTTAAACCGCCTAAAACAGCCGGGGCCACATAGGATAACCACCGCTTTAGTGGTTCTGGAAATTCGTAGCGAGAAAACAGTGCTACTGGCAGTATCCTTGGCAGCAGAGACACCAACGAAACGCCGATAATCATCAGCCAAATACTACTGTCGCTCACCGATAAACACCCCCAAACTGGCCGCAATGACTGTGGCGATAATGATATTAAACATATTGCCCATGGTGGCCGGAGCTAAATAACCAATTATTAAACAAAGCACCGCTGCCGATATAGCCACAATGACGTCGGACTTACGTTTGACCATAAAGACCAGCAAACAGATATACATCGCCGGCAAAGTAAAGTCAAGACCGAAACGATCGGTGTTGCCAATAAAGCTACCCAGTATGGCACCCAGTAATGTGCTGGTGATCCAGCCCAGGTGCGCGCTTAGATTAAGGCCCGCTATGTAGTAGGTGGTTGGCGGATGATTCCGGTAGCGGTTCATGGCCACCGCATAGGTTTCATCGGTTAATCCGTAGGAAAGCAGGCTGCCAATGGCGGTGGGTACCTGTCCCTTTAGGTAAGGCACGGTGGAAGTGGCAAATAATAAGTATCTTAAGTTCACCAGGGCATTGGCCACAATAATGGTGAACACCGCTCCCCCCACTTGCATTACCCCCAGGGCGATATATTGCCCTGCTCCGGTAAAACACAGCACCGACATCATTGTGGCCTGAATAATTGACATGCCTACGTCATTTGCCAGCACCCCAAAGGCAACCCCCAACGGTAAATAACCCAAAATGATGGGAATGGCGTCATGAATTCCTTGTTTTAATTCTTGCTTCTGCATCTATATCTCCATCCGTAATAAAATTCTAAGAACGTATTATCTATTATAGTACTTTACATAGGTTTTTTCATTAAGTTTTTTAATTATTCTTAAATTGGATTGTTGTGCTGCAATGCCTGGGTACAGGGAGTTCACCCCCATGTGTCAATATATAGAAACAGGCTGCCCCATTTATACTTTAGGACAGCCATCTTAGAATTGCTTTTTATTTTTGCGCTAATTTGTGGTTTCTATCTAACCATAATTTGTTGGGCCATTTCCTGACCTAACATAATCTTGCTCCCCCGAACAGCCACAACAAGGGGGCCATTGCAATGACATTTGCAGACTTCTACCGGACAACCAGATGTAAATCCCATTTCTTCAAGATGTAGCTTTCTTTTGGGACAGCCTGCAATATCTTGTATATAAACAACTCTGCCTTGCTTAACACTGGATAAAGGTTTAACCATATAAATCACCTTTCCTGGTCATATTTGCCTGTTATAATTATATAGTAATGAAATCCTGTATATTGTTACACCTTTTCTCGTTGATTATCTAGTTTTTCACTTAAACCACAACCACAACTAGATCCGCATGCACTGCTGCAGTCACAATCTGCTGAACCGCAACAACCATCTTTAATATGCTGCACTTCTTTGCGGAATCCTTTGATAGTCCAATAACCGATAGCTATGACTAGAACCGCTGTAAATAACAAACCCACCAGACCATTCATAATAGCCTCCCTTCTGGGTAATTAACTGCCAAAGCCAAGCAGTAACCCGCCTTGATAGATGATTAAAGAGATGAGCCAAGCCAGCACAAAGGGATAGGCTGCGGCAAATATAGTCCACTTCCAAGAGCCCAGTTCTTTTTTAAAGGTACCAATAACCGCCATGCAAGGTGTATATAAAAGTACGAACACCATGAAAGCATAGGCTGAAAGGCTGGTGAAAGTGGCACCGATGGTTCCCTGTAACTGAGTGGCTGCAACAACAGCCTCTTCAGCTACTTCTGCCACACCGTATAGAACTCCCAAGGTTGATACAACTGCTTCTTTGGCCAATATACCGGTAATTACCGCAACGCCAGCCTCCCAGCTGCCAAAACCATGTAAGGTAAAGATAGGGCCAATAATTTTACCAATGGTGGCCAATATACTTTCGTTTATTTCGGCTGGGCCGGAGAAATTATAGCTACTGAGTAGCCAAATGACCACAGACATACTGAAGATGATTGTACCCGCTTTAACCAAGAACCCTTTGCCCTTTTCCCAAGTTTGAATGAGCACCGTTCTTAGGGTTGGTATTCTATAGGGAGGCAGCTCCATTAAGAATGGTTCGGATTCTCCCTTTAAAATAGTTGATTTAAAAATCAGACCCATGGCAATGGCTATTACAATACCCAGCAGATAAAGGGACAGAATAACCTTGCTTTCTTGACCCGGGAAGAACAAAACTGCAAACAGTGCATATACCGGCAGTCTGGCCCCGCAAGACATGAAGGGGGCAATTAAAATGGTGATTTTACGATCTCGCTCTGAATCCAAAGCCCTGGCACCCATAATCGCCGGAACGGTGCAACCAAAGCCAACCAGCATTGGCAAAATAGATTTACCTGACAACCCGATACGCCGCATGGCACGGTCCATAATAAAAGCCACTCTGGCCATATAGCCGGTGCCGTCAAGAAAACTAATTAACAGAAAAAGAGTAAAAATTAGTGGGACAAAAACCAGTACCGCGCCAACACCGGCAATGATGCCATCAATAACCAGTGATTGTAACCACTCCGCGGCGCCAGCCGCCAGCAAAGCTCCAGCCGTCCAATCGGTTAGCGTGCCGCCGATAAATCCATCCAGAAAATCTGAAATTGGCTGCCCCACCCAGGTAAAGGTTATTTCAAATATGGCATACAGTACCGCGATAAAGATCGGAAAACCTAATAAACGGTGGGTGATTATATTATCCAACTTATCCTGCCAGGATGTTACTCCCTGCTGGATAACTAAAGCGTCTGACAAAACTTTATTAATAAAATTATACCTAGATTCAATAATTTCTTCTTCAATGGTGTCGTGATCCTTATTGGAGTTTTTAATGGCCTCGATGTTGCTTAAATGCTCTACCAATAGCGGGCTTTTAATTTGTTTATTTACCACATGGTGATCTATTGAATTAATTAATTGATGTAAGCCTTTTTTACTGGTGGCCACCGATGAAATTACCGGTACACCTAAATTTTTTCTTAGAACATCTAGGTTAATATGATGTCCTTTGGCTTTGGCCTCATCCATCATGTTTAGGTTGACCACAGCGGGGATGCCTAATTCCAACAATTGAACCGTCAGATACAGATTTCGTTCCAAATTAGACGCATCCACCACATTGACAACCATGTCGGGTTTTTCCTTTACCAGATAATCCTTAACTATTTTTTCTTCGATAGAGTAGGCACTTAAACTATATGTACCAGGTAAATCAATAACGGTAATTTGTTGACTTCCCTTGGTCATATGACCAACTTTTTTATCTACAGTTACCCCAGGCCAGTTGCCAATGTGTTGTCTAGCTCCGGTCAGAGCGTTAAAAATGGTGGATTTGCCTGTGTTGGGATTACCAGTTAAGGCTACAGTTATAACTGACATATCTAAAACCTCCTTCAGGACAAAGTTACAATAATTTGCTCTGCTTCCGCCTTACGAAAGGACAAATTATAGGATTTTACTAACACCTCAATGGGGTCACCTAAAGGTGCAACCTTTAGCACTGTTATTTTACTGCCCTTAATAATGCCCATAGCCATAAACCGTCCCCTGGCCTGGCCGGTTACCTTTACGCCTTCAACCACTGCTGTTTGGCCGGGTTTAACATCCTTTAACGTGAGCATCTTTTGCCCCCCTTTTTTTTTTAGAAACTTCTAATGCTGATTGTAATGAAGAAATAGTTCCCTTTATATGGTCTATCTTTTGGAATATATTAATAATAATAATCATTATCAATAACGTGACGTAATGATTTGGAAATTTACCAGCTACTATCATATAATAATGATACTGATTATCATTGTCAATACCAAAATGCCAATTTTTATTTATTTATCTTTACTCCCTTTTAATAGACAGGTGATTTTTGCTAGTCATAGTAAGAACGGGCAGGGTTTTAAGCCCCGCCCGTAAATTATCTAAAGCAATTGGATTAAATTTAGTTTTTTTCATCTAACTTTACGCCGGCAACGTCCAATAGAAACATAAACAATGGCAGACCCATCAGCAGGCCCCACATGCCAAAGAAATGCTCGCCGATGACCAGCGCCAGAAAGGTAAAGAATATCGGCAG encodes:
- a CDS encoding AzlD domain-containing protein; amino-acid sequence: MSDSSIWLMIIGVSLVSLLPRILPVALFSRYEFPEPLKRWLSYVAPAVLGGLTAISVLAPEGTIDISIHNKYIWAFIPTLLVAIKTKSLFYSLLVGIISMALLYNFM
- a CDS encoding AzlC family ABC transporter permease, with protein sequence MQKQELKQGIHDAIPIILGYLPLGVAFGVLANDVGMSIIQATMMSVLCFTGAGQYIALGVMQVGGAVFTIIVANALVNLRYLLFATSTVPYLKGQVPTAIGSLLSYGLTDETYAVAMNRYRNHPPTTYYIAGLNLSAHLGWITSTLLGAILGSFIGNTDRFGLDFTLPAMYICLLVFMVKRKSDVIVAISAAVLCLIIGYLAPATMGNMFNIIIATVIAASLGVFIGERQ
- a CDS encoding FeoA family protein, whose translation is MVKPLSSVKQGRVVYIQDIAGCPKRKLHLEEMGFTSGCPVEVCKCHCNGPLVVAVRGSKIMLGQEMAQQIMVR
- the feoB gene encoding ferrous iron transport protein B; translation: MSVITVALTGNPNTGKSTIFNALTGARQHIGNWPGVTVDKKVGHMTKGSQQITVIDLPGTYSLSAYSIEEKIVKDYLVKEKPDMVVNVVDASNLERNLYLTVQLLELGIPAVVNLNMMDEAKAKGHHINLDVLRKNLGVPVISSVATSKKGLHQLINSIDHHVVNKQIKSPLLVEHLSNIEAIKNSNKDHDTIEEEIIESRYNFINKVLSDALVIQQGVTSWQDKLDNIITHRLLGFPIFIAVLYAIFEITFTWVGQPISDFLDGFIGGTLTDWTAGALLAAGAAEWLQSLVIDGIIAGVGAVLVFVPLIFTLFLLISFLDGTGYMARVAFIMDRAMRRIGLSGKSILPMLVGFGCTVPAIMGARALDSERDRKITILIAPFMSCGARLPVYALFAVLFFPGQESKVILSLYLLGIVIAIAMGLIFKSTILKGESEPFLMELPPYRIPTLRTVLIQTWEKGKGFLVKAGTIIFSMSVVIWLLSSYNFSGPAEINESILATIGKIIGPIFTLHGFGSWEAGVAVITGILAKEAVVSTLGVLYGVAEVAEEAVVAATQLQGTIGATFTSLSAYAFMVFVLLYTPCMAVIGTFKKELGSWKWTIFAAAYPFVLAWLISLIIYQGGLLLGFGS
- a CDS encoding ferrous iron transport protein A, whose amino-acid sequence is MLTLKDVKPGQTAVVEGVKVTGQARGRFMAMGIIKGSKITVLKVAPLGDPIEVLVKSYNLSFRKAEAEQIIVTLS